From the genome of Setaria viridis chromosome 1, Setaria_viridis_v4.0, whole genome shotgun sequence:
agagagagagagaggaaaacaAGGGGAAGCAATCCCTTCTCCCAGATGCTCTGTGGTCTGCCATACTTGTTAGAGCACCCGCAGTGTGCCTTCAAACCAAGGCTTCATTTTTCTCTTTGGGCATCGGTTTACACGGGGTTAGCACACTGTAGGACGCGATgctcaaatgaaaaaagtcagCATCGATGGCTGTAGTTTCCTCGATGCCGAGAGTATAGATTATGATTTCTATCGGCAGTTGTACCGCTGCTCACCTGCTCACAGGTTGGCAGTGAGGAGAACAtgagttttttctttcttcttttttttactgCTAACGGACCCTACATACATCAATGCTCATTTGCTCAACACTGTGGCAAGAGAATAAAATGGAGCACCGGTGGTGATGCGATACTTTCAGGCATCGATATGTATTGTGGCTGCTTTTACACAAAACTATGGCAAGCCATGGTGAGGTATGCACTATTCAACTTTCAACCTTAGAGCTCTTTTGACAAGGTTCCGGTTTCTCCTGCGGCTCTTGCTGGAACCCTACCAAATAGGGATGTTAAAAATGGTTCCACGTCTAGAGCACTAAGGAGCTGGAGCCACCCCGTTTTAAACGGAGGAGCTGGAGAAGGGGATCTTCGTTTTTCTTTTCCAAAATACAAAAAGAGTGCTCATGTACATGTACCCGTCATGAGTATAACATGTCCCTTTGAGCACGGTCACGACTACATCTTCCACTTAAACCATAATTCACTCTCAATTACCACCTCTCCCCCTTGGGAGTTAGAACCTTACACTCCCATCCCCGTCCCAATAAAAACTTCTATTTTCTCACCACATGAACAAGTGATTTTCAAACTCTTATATCTAAACTCCCATTTCCACGGATCCCCTCTCACCAATTAACCCtaacaaaaacaaaacatattGTAAGTCCTAACCTTCGCTCATGGAAGAGGTGGGTGTAGATAGCTGGATGCACAAAGGATGGTGTGTTCAACGACCCTGAACCCGAGATGAAAGCGCATGATGATGTATCTGGATCTCATTCCTAATGTAGTACATGGACATATGCTTGACCTCAATCAAGCCGCTTAGTTACAATCGGAGACCGAGGTGGGATTGGGGATGAGGTTGGCATGAAGCATGAAGGGGCACATGACCCCTACCATCTCGCTTTGCTATGCCATTGGAGACATGGCCAGCTGGACGTGGCGCAAAATATTGATGGCATGTGATTTTCATGAGGTGTGCAAACGTGGGGATATATATTTATAGCATTCTATGACATACACGATATCCTCTTGATTAGTGGAGGACTAACAATTAATCCAACGGAGAATTAATACACCAGAGAATGATGGCCAAACAATTAATCCAACGGAGAATTAATACACCAGAGAATGATGGCCAAAGAAATTGAAATGATCGTGGGCTTCTAGAGGTGCTAATTTTCCGTCAtaagctcttttttttttcaaattttatatCTAAACATtttgtcgattatttgagcacccagatgattttaaatgaaaaaagtttgaactataaagttgtagatctcgtcgagatatacaatttcatataaattttatctccatccaagttcataagaaaaagttatgattttttgaagatGTACTGCTCAGAGAAGGGAAATTCCGCCGGTTCAACTGACGGTAAGGGTGCTACAGTGCATATTCCGCCGTTTCAGTTGGCTATAGCCGATTTCAAATGGCTGTATGCGTAtaaatttgcaattttttattaggacatatatttttgctaaatgctaaaatataaaaataaaaaattccacAATATCCTCTTGTTTAGTTGTTTCCCGGGCCTTATTGCACATCgattttttggatttttttatattttttttcgattttgcagaaatataaagtcggatgaaaaaattgcaaatccagGCTATTGGCGACGGCTGGGCCGGCGATAAGGCTTTGCCGCCACCTCAGCCGGCGGTAAGGCGCCGACACCGCGGGCGCGTGTCATTACCGCCACCTAGGCCGGCACTAAGGCCCTACAGCCGTCTGAGGTGGCGGTAAGGACCTGGCCTCCTGCATCACCGTGGTACGACCAGCGCGCAGGTAGTAAGGGTCCTTACCGCCGCCTGGACCGGCGGGGGTTCCCCTATAAAACCCTCCGCAGGCAAGCCTCAAGCCTCCCAGCTCTCCTGATTCAGATATGTTGTTTTTGAGAGGAGaaccagagagggagagaaggaagggaaggaagaaagaaagagaggaaagaaggggaagaagcctcCTAGTCATCAGGTAAGTTTTTTAATGTCGTAGTATAGTAGATCTAAACATATCTTATGGTTTTAGATGCTAAAAATCTAGCTTAGTTTGTACAGTAGATTCGATAtttagttcatagtttagtatttagatctacaGATATGTTGTGTGCTTTTAGACgttaaaaatgtagcttagttagtatagCAGATTCGGtttttagttcatagtttagtatttagatctagaaGCATTTAGTATTATagtttcatgaaattttaatatttttattatacaaccgtaggatgccaaggcgtggaaaagctggAAAACCAAGGTAATCTCAGTGCACGTCATTACATTAACTGGTAGTCGTATGATTTAATCTTAGTTGCTTCCAgttcttacaacgaaaatggtaaaggtggagtggtgtttcattgaccggaaatgccttcgaccctttgcctctgcctagtggtgttccagtgcccatgtgcttttgcggcgatccttgcaaggtagccaagtccgatggagaggacacgtataggcagaggtattggatctGTTCCACTTTTGCGtttggatgtgttccaattttacgtttgagcctacacttcgtcagcgccgcattaacaagatggtgaggaattgatattgtgcaataattattttgtgtcgTATGACACTTtgaatgatttttttattttgtaataattacatttgttgcagacccctccaccactctgtgattttgagcaatggattgacactgagatcaagccggaggacaaggaggagatgcAATACATGTTGCGTTGGGCGGCAGAgaacaaggagaggatggagaagaggctcagagaggaggctgcagagaaggagcacaagaaagaagaggagaggaggcgtcTCGCTGCGGAGAGGGAGTAAAGGGagaggaagcttgagcgtgcacgccgagcgaaagcaacGATCGAGGAGAACCCCGATgccctgaggaagggaaagtggtaTTGTTGTACTCAGTAGGCTCTGTTATTGGCTAGTACTCCGTTGTGTGCGGTTGGACCTTTCGTTGTGTGTTCATGGTTTATTCATGGATAATGTTGTGTACTGTTGGACCTTTCATTGTGTTGTGCTTAGGTCATGTACTCCGTTATTTGCCGCACAACTTTCATTCATAGTGATCGATTATTTTAATTGTGTGCTTTTAATTCTTAATTGGGAAATGTTTAGACTTGTACAGTGGACGCACGTGAACATTGAAAAGCATTTAACTTCTTATCTagaataaacaaacaactatgtaacaCTAAACTAAGCTTACTAACTAACTTTATCATAGCCATGCACcacaacaaataaatctaataatgttaccgaaaaactatattgtaatacctaacaaaaaatcataatttactAGCTACATTTATCGCAGTGATTTaccagaacaaacaaatctaataTGTTACCGAAAAATTATATTCGAATACATAacaaaaaatcataatttactATCTAGGTTTATCATAGTCATTTaccagaacaaacaaatctaataTTATTACCTAAAAACTACAATGTAATACCTAACCAAAATATCAGAATTTACTAACTACATTTATCATAGCCATTTACCataacaaataaatctaataatgcTGACTCTATTTTACTGTATAAGCTAAATCAGTtatactaactaagctacattttcctATATCTAAATACAGCTAAAAGTTTCTAagtctagatctagatccactattatttctaaatctagatctacaTATATgtctaaatctcagatccactaatatTTTTAATTCTAAATCTAAACTAAACTATACTATAGTATACTATACTAAACTacgagataaaaaaaaattatctgaGAAAGACGGAAGAAATTTCTtccctcttccccctcctcctcctttctttcttttttttcttccctcctcctcttcttctctctttcttttttccttccctcctttcctctttctcttccttcctccttctccgacTCGCTACCTGGCGCGCACTAGTgcgggggaagaggaggggcacGGGCGGGTTTTATAGAGGGCGACTGTCGCCGGTCCAGGCGGCGGAAGGGCCTTActgccgcctgggccggcgacgGCACCTCGACTCACGCGCGGCAGTTATGGTGCCTGTTGACCGTTAGGCAGgagggccccgccgccggctgaggcggcggtaaGGTCTTATCACCGGTCCAGCCGGCGGCAATAGCctagatttgtaattttttttcatccgactatatatttctgcaaaatcgaaaaaaatatataaaaataaaaaaatcgaTTTTTTGCGGGCCTTTGGTTGCGCGCGGCATGTGGCCCATTACTTAACCGAGCGCGCAATTCGCCACAAACAAACCTAGGATGGGCCGGGTCGGGCTGAGAGGCCGagacaaaaaaagaaaggacCTGACGGACTTtcctaaaaaaagagaaaaacccTGACGGGCACACTCTAACATCCCGCTGTCGCTCCTGTGTCCTGTCTCGCCGTTGCTCCgacgagcccgccgccgccggcggaccCCTCTTCTGTCGACTGTCGGGGCAATCAAACCAAGGCGGCCGGCCACAAGAGGAGCTTCCGGCTGCGGCACGCTTAAGGGCTATTTGAATACTAAGGTTAAAGTTCATCTCTTCTCACGtcgaatgtttggatattaattagaagaactaaacataaaccaattataaaactaattgcaaaaaccctatgctaattcgcaagatgaatctattaagcctaattaatacattattagcaaatggacTGTAGcgtcacattgtcaaatcatggactaattaggcttaatagattcgtctcacgaattagcctccatctgtgcaattaattttataattaacttatatttaatactcctaattaatatcaaacattcgatgtgataggagctaaagtttaacttGAGGAAGGCAAAAAGACcgtgggtctgttcgcttcagcttataagccggctgaccTTTCTTCTCTCCTTCCCGAGCTTCCTGCTGCGTCGAACCCGCCTCCTGCTTCACCCCATCGGAGCTCGCCAGCCACACGGAGGGAGGAACTCTACATATTTAGTTGCAGTTTGTCTGGGACGAACTGTGTTAGATTGAGTGAGTATATGTATAGTGCAAGAATCACATTACATGCATATCTTTAACTTTTTACATACATGTATATTTCATTCACTATATTATTACATCATTCTCTCTACACTATGCATCTAGGACAATTGCTGATATTGAAGAATCAGAAAACCGAGCTCGCAATCAAGCTGAATATTTGAGGAGCAGTCTAGAGGAGCatagtcttgagctttgagtAAAAGCGGCAGGTGAAGCTGAAGCTGCATGCCAGCAAAGGCTTTCCTTTGCTGAAGCAGAACTGGAAGAGTTAAGGGCCAAAGTAGATGCATCTGAAAGGTTGGCTTTCTGCTCCAGGGAACAAAGTTATATTAACAAGCTAGAACAATTGATGGTTGTTGATTCTTTTAATTCAACTTATCTAAAAATGTCTAATCCATACTATCACCTGTATGATCTGTTTGTCAGAGATGTTGTGGAACTCAAGGAGGCGATAAGAATTAAAGAGGCTGAAGGAGATGCCTATATTTCTGATATTGaggttaatttatttttttattatcatTACTTTTTTGGGTATGCGTGAAAGCCTATGATATTTGCATACAGACAATCGGTCAAGCATATGAAGACATGCAAACACAAAATCAGCATCTTCTTGAACAGCTTGCTGATAGAGAGGACTTTAACATAAAGGTATTTAATAGTTctccttttatcctttttacGTCAAAACTACAAACTCGTGGCATACGGATTGAAGATAGATGCCGAGAGTATTTTATGCTAATGTTCACTTAACACTGCCTTCTTTGTAAGCTTTGACAGTCTTGGTATTTCTACCTTAGCACAGCAGAATAGGTACATAAACAATCAACCATATTTTGATGTGCCATGAATCGTGAACTGCTGGCAAGCAAGGAAAAAGGATCTAAATGAGAAACATCATCTACTAGTTTTGTGGGTTTTATGGTGTATTTTGTAGACTGTTTACTGACATATATAGAGGCAAAGAGCTTCGCTTAAGGCTGTTTGATGACCTCACTGTGCCTGTGTCTATTAGCCATGCAGTCATTGCTGGAGGATATAAGCACATTAACCATTACAAACTCTGTTTGCAGTTTTGCATTGGCAAAAGCTAGCTTTCCTTCACTTATTGGCTGCTATCAGTAACTTAATCCTCATCTGACAGCTGGTATCCGATAGTGTGAAGATGAAGCAAGCTTCTAGTTCCCTTCTCTCTGAAAAGCTTATGTTGGAGAAACAACTCCAGCAAGTTCATACTTCACTGGAGTCATCCAAACTGAAAATGGCCCGTGGTGAAGAGCAGGTAGTTTCCTACTTCTGTTGTAATAATACTTCTTTTATATAGTACCATCTGTTGGTAACCTGCAGTCACTAAAATTAATTATGTGCCAACACATTCCTAGAAAATTTTTGTGATAGCAAACATTAACTTAAAAAATGTAAATTTGATCTTACTGTTAACACTTGGAAGTGAGCCAGTTTTAAAAGTGGTTTACTCGAATGATTTTACAGATGAAGACTTGTGTAGAACAAGCTATAAAAACATCAGCTGAAAACAGACATCTTACGATTAGCCTGGAAAGGGCTGTGCTGGACGTATCCAACACAGAGAAGGAGCTCAAGTGGTTTCGGTCCTCTGTTGGATCCTCTGAGAAAGATTATGAGCAGACTCAGCAAAAGATATCTGAGATGAGGATGTTGCTAGAGAATGAGAAGTTAGGCTGCTGTTAAGCTTCTTTTACAAGTCGATCGTGCTATGCTGCTGGCCTCTCACCACTTTCACGTTACCTTTACTTTTTCTAGGAGTGAGAGGCGGCGGCTTGAGGAACAATATGAAGAGGTGAAAAACGAAGTTATGGAGCTGACTTCTGAGACTGAAGAGACTACTATCCAGAAGCTCCAGGATGAAATAAAAGAATGCAAGGCTATTCTCAAGTGTGGCGTCTGCTTTGCCCGGCCTAAAGAGGTAACATATAATGTGCTGTACAGCTTATGTTTTTTTTGAATGACCTAAACCTGTTTCTTAATCAAGATGGCAGAGATTTACACCTTACTTCACAAGCTCCTGTTTCGTTGTTAATCTCTTGGATGTTGGATGGTAGTTTGGCTGCCTAAGCTGATGAGGGTCCTATTTCTCTTCTTGTTCGTTAACAGGTTGTGATTACCAAATGTTTCCACCTATTCTGCTCACCATGCATCCAGAGGAACCTTGAGATTCGCCACCGGAAATGTCCCGGCTGTGGAACTCCATTCGGGCAAAATGACGTTCGGGAGGCGAAGATATGAAGCTTCTCCAAACTGAGACTGACTTGGTGTTTGACTAGCATTGACCTGAGGATGCTTCTCCCTTGTGAATATAGTCATGTTCTCTTGGCAAATATCTAGATCTATTGTACCGTACATAGATGCTTCCTTATAGAAAAGGGGAAAATGATTAGAAGAAAGGAAGTTCGTGAACTTAATTGCAGTCATGCATGCCCCTGTTTCAGAGCAACTTTAGAAATATCCCCTATTCGTTAACTAAGGAAGGGTTTGTGATGGTGAATCTAGTTATGTAAGTTTCATGTAACATATGTAAATATTCATACCTTTAAGCAATCAAATTTTTAAAAGGTTGACAACACACattctaggattttttttccgaTAAGGGAAGATTTTATTAATCAAGATTGTTACATCGAATTGATACAAAGATCTTGAAGTACTTCCGGCCTTTGCACAACTAGGATATACATATGCCTAAAAAGCAAATAAAAGTCCGGCGCATTAACAACATTCAATCCGATGACTAGACTGCCACCCATGTACCGGTAAAAAACTTCTTGGCCACTGCTCCAAACGCTTGAGACGCTGCTGTGCTGCTGTAACCAAGTCCGGAGTAGATGGCAATTGAGATAGACCCACACCCATGGCCATCGCCCATATGTACGTACGTGGATCCAAACCGGCCGGGGAGATAGGGGGTGCAGCTAAGACCTAGCTACGCACTCGTATCCGAATTCCAAACCGTTCTCCAGGGCTACCCGTGCGTAGCATCTTTCCCGCTTCACAACAGAACAGATCCACACATATATTCCGCTAAATTGTACTACTCCACCGTGTCAGCTCGCTGCATCTACTAGCTCTAGCTTACTACGACGCAGCTCCTGCATGGCTGCATATATggtcggctcggctcggctcttGCCTCTTGGACGTACGGCCCACGAGTCTGCTAGACTACTACACGACGCGATATATGTGTGCGTCCATATATCTCTCGCCAGCTTTGCTGTCTAGTCTAGGGTATGTTAAGCCTACACAACAAACTAGCGTGCTTTAAACCACATGTCCTTTTTGGACCGTATTGCTCGAGATTCGAACGAGTGGAGTGGAGGACGACGCATCTCGCATGTAACTCCGGATTGATCTAGTCATTATATATTACTCCACAATCTAAAAGTAGATACCGTTTTTAGCTCATAGCTATCTATTGTTATTAGTTGTAGGTTCGTCGGTGACATATCCATCGACAACAAGTTGAAACGTCAAGGGTAACTTCCTAAAAGTATTACGGCCCATTCTCTCATGAAATAACAGGGGTAAGGTACATGTGTACGCGCGCGTTTATAGAGGTGTGAGTGTGCATACATACTGTATGTATATGAGTGCTTGCCCCTGTTTTGGGAAACGACAACCATTGTTTACTTTTACGTATTGTAAAAGATTAGTATTCAAAGTTGTATTTTTATTATCATGTCGATATCCTAAACGATACTTCCTCCATACTAAAATAAGTGAtcttttagaaaatttcagacaAAATATATAGTCAGGATACAAAACATCCTACGTGCTCCTAATAAATTTGTTTAGTTGGTTTTGATGATCAGGATGTTTGTAGATTTCCGGAATGTGGGCATGTATGTGATTAACTCATCACCTCCAATCGAATAGAGGCTTCTCCGGCTCCCAATAATCCCATGACTCGTGAGTCGGGAGGGCCGGGGTGCCAAATTTAATGTGTGCGTCTCACTTAAGCTTGTCTAAAACTTACAAATTTTGCACTTTTCCATGCATGTGTGTTCTCTCTCCTGCAAGCCatgcttttccttttctcctttgcATCCTTCTCTCCGGCGCACACTACGTATAATGATGGCATTAGCGCGCAGGTTTTTTCCGACGTCGCGAAGGAAGAGAAATCATAGGGGAGGGAGTGGATTCTTTTTTCCCTCCAAAACGTACAGATGTAGAAACCTTTCCTCTGGAAAGGAATTGTTGaatcctccgttccaaacaCTTGTACAGTAGCAAAAACTATAGGAATCTGATTCCTACAAAATTCCTTTGAAAATACTCcattccaaacaggccctaattaTTACTATTGATGCAGAggtactccttccatcccaaattagTCTAGATACACCAcatttgctatgcacctatatatataggtatatctagatacatatcaaAAGTAATGTATCTAGAAgaactaaaataaatagtaatttgtgaTGGAAAGAGTAGTATGGTATAATCCATGCCGGTGAGAGCCCCAGCTAGCCCCTCTTGGATTCTCTCCGGGTCCGCCACTCGGGCTAGCTTAACTTGCAACAATGAATCCATGCGAGCATGGCAGATCGCTCGATTCGATTCCGGCTACCTGGTCCCGGGCCCTTGATTGTACTTTCCTCTTTATTAATTCCTATTAATTTGGATCCATAATGACCTCTCTTATTACAAGTCTACTGCTACAGCGATCGACGTCGTAATAAATGCATGTGAGAGGGTCCCAACCTTTAATGCTCGCGGCCTAATCATAGTGAAAGATCGCGCGTCTTTTTCGATCTGATCCGGTGTTCAGAACAGTAATGGGAATGAAACGTTTCTTCATGATTTAGGATTGCAGCGTGATCGGGACATAGGATTTATTCCACATTTGTGACTAGTCATTCATTCAACAAATCAGGGCGCGGCAGTACAAACGCACCTTTTTTTCAAAATGCGTACGTCGTTAAAATAGTTTGTCACGTTTCAAAATCTT
Proteins encoded in this window:
- the LOC117853187 gene encoding LOW QUALITY PROTEIN: E3 ubiquitin-protein ligase BRE1-like 2 (The sequence of the model RefSeq protein was modified relative to this genomic sequence to represent the inferred CDS: substituted 1 base at 1 genomic stop codon), which gives rise to MVRTIADIEESENRARNQAEYLRSSLEEHSLELXVKAAGEAEAACQQRLSFAEAELEELRAKVDASERDVVELKEAIRIKEAEGDAYISDIETIGQAYEDMQTQNQHLLEQLADREDFNIKLVSDSVKMKQASSSLLSEKLMLEKQLQQVHTSLESSKLKMARGEEQMKTCVEQAIKTSAENRHLTISLERAVLDVSNTEKELKWFRSSVGSSEKDYEQTQQKISEMRMLLENEKSERRRLEEQYEEVKNEVMELTSETEETTIQKLQDEIKECKAILKCGVCFARPKERFTPYFTSSCFVVNLLDVVITKCFHLFCSPCIQRNLEIRHRKCPGCGTPFGQNDVREAKI